The following are encoded in a window of Candidatus Micrarchaeia archaeon genomic DNA:
- the rrp42 gene encoding exosome complex protein Rrp42 translates to MEILDELKKDTIQSLISAGKRIDDRDHLSYRDIFVKKNILEYSEGSALVRMGKSQVLCSVKIGMGEPFSDREDEGVLSTSAELMPSASYLFDPGPPTDEAVELARIVDRGIRAAELVDMKKLFVADGKVLSIFLDIYVMDHDGNLIDASGLAAMAALQCTKIPKIENGQIIKGEYEGVLDISKTVTTHTFAKINSTLILDPCLDEERGMDARITLGISDEGNVCAIQKWGSGSFTQEDLEYAIDIAFKKSKELKKLIDNA, encoded by the coding sequence ATGGAAATTTTAGATGAATTAAAAAAAGATACTATACAAAGTCTTATCTCAGCAGGAAAAAGAATAGATGATAGAGATCATTTATCTTATAGAGATATTTTTGTTAAAAAGAATATTTTAGAATATTCAGAAGGTTCTGCATTAGTAAGAATGGGCAAGTCTCAAGTTTTATGTTCAGTTAAAATTGGAATGGGCGAACCATTTTCAGATAGAGAAGATGAAGGAGTTTTATCTACATCAGCAGAATTAATGCCTTCAGCTTCATACTTATTTGACCCAGGCCCACCAACTGATGAAGCAGTTGAATTAGCTAGAATTGTTGATAGAGGAATTAGAGCAGCAGAATTAGTTGATATGAAAAAATTATTTGTTGCTGATGGAAAAGTTCTTTCAATATTTTTAGATATTTATGTAATGGACCATGATGGAAATTTAATTGATGCATCAGGTTTAGCTGCAATGGCTGCATTACAATGTACAAAAATACCAAAAATTGAAAACGGGCAAATAATAAAAGGAGAATATGAAGGAGTATTAGATATTTCCAAAACAGTAACTACACATACATTTGCTAAAATAAATAGTACTTTAATATTAGATCCTTGTTTAGATGAGGAAAGAGGAATGGATGCAAGAATTACTTTAGGAATAAGTGATGAAGGTAATGTTTGTGCAATACAAAAATGGGGTTCTGGTTCTTTTACCCAAGAAGATTTAGAATATGCTATAGACATAGCATTTAAAAAGAGCAAGGAACTAAAAAAATTAATAGATAATGCTTGA
- the rpoP gene encoding DNA-directed RNA polymerase subunit P (DNA-dependent RNA polymerase catalyzes the transcription of DNA into RNA using the four ribonucleoside triphosphates as substrates): MYICGRCNKEVKSIEDGKFVRCPYCGYRIVYKNRAPLAREINTD, from the coding sequence ATGTATATTTGTGGAAGATGTAATAAAGAAGTAAAATCTATTGAAGATGGAAAATTTGTAAGATGCCCTTATTGTGGGTATAGGATTGTTTATAAAAACAGAGCGCCTTTAGCTAGAGAAATAAACACTGATTAA
- the rpl37ae gene encoding 50S ribosomal protein L37ae (structural models have indicated that the folded zinc-finger motif interacts mainly with domain III of 23S rRNA, whereas the amino-terminal region of L37 interacts primarily with domain II), translating to MVSKQVRGGTKIRKRAKTMDKLKNDSYECPTCRKVSLKRVSNAVWKCNSCGSEFAGGAYTPTTTPGREIKRKLDDKN from the coding sequence ATGGTAAGTAAACAAGTAAGAGGCGGAACAAAAATAAGAAAACGTGCAAAAACTATGGATAAATTAAAAAATGATAGTTATGAATGTCCAACTTGTAGAAAAGTATCTCTTAAAAGAGTTTCAAATGCAGTTTGGAAATGCAATTCTTGCGGTTCTGAATTTGCAGGTGGAGCATATACTCCAACAACAACTCCTGGGAGAGAAATTAAAAGAAAATTAGATGATAAAAATTAA
- a CDS encoding GIY-YIG nuclease family protein: protein MTKKKNRNIVLLKKIEELKNEIDYNNFEYKKYFQPICYLIPNKNKERLDLQIINEKMIKKEGLVYIFVIKNKIFKIGHTINSITKRIQSYNCGKTEYRISGTNSTTNYFVLQSLLNINKKVSIYAFFPDQPKYKLFEKIYTDSYPPAKRAENIILNNFIKKHNKKPIGCTQR, encoded by the coding sequence ATGACTAAAAAGAAAAATAGAAATATTGTTCTTCTTAAAAAAATTGAAGAATTAAAAAATGAAATAGATTATAATAATTTTGAATATAAAAAGTATTTTCAACCAATTTGTTATTTAATTCCAAACAAAAATAAAGAAAGACTGGATCTTCAAATTATTAATGAAAAAATGATTAAAAAAGAAGGATTAGTATATATTTTTGTTATTAAAAATAAAATTTTTAAAATCGGACATACAATAAATTCAATAACAAAACGGATTCAATCATATAATTGTGGAAAAACAGAGTATAGAATAAGTGGAACAAATTCAACCACAAATTATTTTGTTTTACAAAGCTTATTAAATATAAATAAAAAAGTCAGTATTTATGCATTTTTTCCAGATCAACCAAAATATAAGTTATTTGAAAAAATATATACGGACAGTTACCCACCTGCAAAGAGAGCAGAAAACATAATATTAAACAACTTTATTAAAAAACATAATAAAAAACCAATTGGTTGTACTCAAAGATAA
- a CDS encoding N-6 DNA methylase — protein sequence MNTQNISFNKNTYSEVKEYLDKLNLDESHFVNSNDICTPMGCVEDMINVIPPSFWESKELKILDPCCGNGNFHAYILQKTKLKNLYFNDINEKRLNNIKKIFGEDINISKKDFLEFEDKEEYDLVVANPPYAKFTNGKRTAKNHNMSRKFILKAINITKKNGYILFIVPDNWMSYADSNKIPEILSRYQFIYLNIHGAKKWFPKVGSSFSWFLLQKKPNTQEFFIDNYYKIKNKEKARLNIDSKYIPLYYSNIVKLIIDKTLNSNLLKYNIETSSYLHKYTKKEVLSILPDALYKYKIYHTPSQIIYSKIPHKYQEGWKVFISLTNQYKTFVDNCGMTQSIAFIRCNSKLEAEKISNELNNEIYIFLNNITRYGNFNNIRILQNFPIFINFKFTKEESEFIKKFNGAYLKKK from the coding sequence ATGAATACACAAAACATTTCTTTTAATAAAAATACATATAGTGAAGTTAAAGAGTATTTAGATAAACTTAATTTGGATGAAAGTCATTTTGTTAATTCAAATGATATTTGTACTCCTATGGGTTGTGTTGAAGATATGATTAATGTAATCCCCCCTTCTTTTTGGGAAAGTAAAGAGTTAAAGATATTGGATCCTTGTTGTGGAAATGGTAATTTTCATGCATATATTCTACAAAAAACAAAATTAAAAAATTTATATTTTAATGATATAAATGAGAAAAGATTAAATAATATTAAAAAAATATTCGGTGAAGATATAAATATATCAAAAAAAGATTTTTTAGAATTTGAGGATAAAGAGGAATATGATTTGGTTGTAGCAAATCCCCCATACGCTAAATTTACTAATGGAAAAAGAACGGCAAAAAATCATAATATGTCGAGAAAATTTATTTTAAAAGCAATAAATATAACAAAGAAAAATGGATATATTCTATTTATTGTACCAGACAATTGGATGTCATATGCAGATAGTAATAAAATACCAGAAATTTTAAGTAGATATCAATTTATTTATTTGAATATACATGGAGCAAAGAAATGGTTTCCCAAAGTTGGTTCTTCTTTTTCCTGGTTTTTATTACAAAAAAAACCAAATACACAGGAGTTTTTTATAGATAATTATTATAAAATTAAAAATAAAGAAAAAGCAAGATTAAATATAGATTCTAAATATATCCCACTTTATTATTCAAATATTGTAAAGTTAATTATTGATAAAACATTAAATTCAAATCTGTTAAAATATAATATTGAAACCTCAAGTTATCTACATAAATATACAAAAAAAGAAGTTTTATCAATATTGCCAGATGCCCTTTATAAATATAAAATATATCATACTCCTTCTCAAATTATTTATAGTAAAATACCCCATAAATACCAAGAAGGATGGAAAGTATTTATTTCTTTAACCAATCAATATAAAACATTTGTAGATAATTGTGGTATGACTCAGAGTATTGCATTTATTAGATGTAATTCAAAACTAGAGGCGGAAAAAATATCAAACGAATTAAACAACGAGATTTATATTTTTTTAAATAATATAACAAGATATGGCAATTTTAATAATATAAGAATATTACAGAATTTTCCGATATTTATTAATTTTAAATTTACAAAAGAAGAATCAGAATTTATTAAAAAATTTAATGGTGCATATCTAAAGAAAAAGTAA